CGCTGCCTCCGGCGGCCTCCGCGTTCAACGTGCGCACCCTCACGCTCGCCGACGAGGTGGAGGATTCGGCACGTGCTACGCCTCCGTCCATTAACTGAACGAGAAGCTGAACTTCACCAGCGCCTTCATTCACGCTTGCCGAATCGACGCTGAACCGGAATTTTGGGGCGGGTGGTGGCTCAACTGAGCTCCACCGTTTGAAATCCCCAGTCTCGAAGCTGTCTTCGAAGACGAGTTCATCGCCATTTGCAGAGGCCGCCGCGCCCACGACCACGATCGTGAGCGCCATGCGCGCGAAGCACGGCCATGCGCCCACCCTCACCGTTTCCGCACCCTCCGGAATGCTCCGTCAGAATGGAGCGGGCACGGAGAATTCGACACGACCAGCTCCTCCCAAAGAAAAATGAGACGCCCTCGGCTTACAAGTTATGTCCTCGATGTGTACATCACAATGGTTCAAATGGACTGTTTTTCTCATTATTTTGAGTGATATTGGCTAGTGCTCTCGAGTGATCGGCCAGGCTGGAGGTTGATCAGTGGGATGACACCGCCAGTCGGGACTCCCGCGTATACTCTCCTCGCATGACACGCATCTCGGTTGTCATTCCCACCGTCGGCCGCGCCGGTCGGCTGCAGGCGACCCTCGAGGCCTTCGGAAAGCTCGACCCCTCCACTCCCCCATTCGAGGTGGTGGTGGTGCTTGACGGCGAGGATGGGGCAACCCGTCAGACTGCCGAACAGCCCCGCCCTTTCGCGGTCAGGGTCCTGAGCCAGCAGAAGGCCGGCCCCGGCCCGGCCCGAAACCTCGGCGCGCAGGCGGCCGACGGGGAGCTGATCGTCTTTCTCAACGACGACACCCGGCCGCACCCGGAATGCCTGGCCGTGCACGCACGCGCCCAGGACGAGCTCGGTCCGTGCATCGCGATCGGACGGGTGGAGTGGGACCCGGAGCGGCCGATCACCGACTACATGGCGTGGCTCGCGCCCGGCGGCCACCAGTTCAACTACGGCCGGCTCGACCCGGACCAACCGACGCCGTGGGACGCCTGTTGGGGGACGAACCTGGCGGTGCCGCGGCAGTGGTTGCTGGACGAGCCCTTCGATCCGGACTTTCCGGTGGTCGCCATCGAGGACGGCGAGTGGGGTTACCGGATGGCTCGCCGCGGCCGGCCGATGCGCTACGTCCCGCAGGCGGTCTGCTACCACGATCACCGCTACGAGGGACCGGCCGCCTACCGCGCACGGGCCCGGACAGCGGGCACCGCTTCGCGCTACGTGGTCCGCAGGCACCCGGAGCTGTTCTGGACCCTGATCGGCCGCCCGACGGTCGCGGCCAAGGTGCGGGCATTGAGCATGTTGCTCCCGGGCAATTGGCGGCGGGAGATGTTCTGGGATCTGGACTATCGCTGGAACTATGTACTCGGTATCCTGCACCCGGGACGGGCCGACCGTCTCCACCGATGAACGAGGGGGCAACTGATGAAGAAGCTTTTCATTCTGTGGGCGCTGATCACGGTCGGACTGCTGCCGCTGGGTTGCGCGCCGTCCGAACAGGCTCCGCCCGCCGTCGAAGCGACACCGACTCCGGACGAGGCGATCGCCGACATGGATTTCGAATCGGGCGGGGTGGAGCAGGCGGAAACGGCAGACGAAACCGCCGCGGAATCCAAACCAGACGGGCACTAGAAGCAATACTCTTCCCTCGGCTGGTGAATCGGCGCGACCAGGGAGTGGGCAATTCGTCCCCGCAACGGCCAACTTTGCGGCTCCGGCCGGGAATTCGGCGCACCTAG
The sequence above is drawn from the Acidobacteriota bacterium genome and encodes:
- a CDS encoding glycosyltransferase family 2 protein, encoding MTRISVVIPTVGRAGRLQATLEAFGKLDPSTPPFEVVVVLDGEDGATRQTAEQPRPFAVRVLSQQKAGPGPARNLGAQAADGELIVFLNDDTRPHPECLAVHARAQDELGPCIAIGRVEWDPERPITDYMAWLAPGGHQFNYGRLDPDQPTPWDACWGTNLAVPRQWLLDEPFDPDFPVVAIEDGEWGYRMARRGRPMRYVPQAVCYHDHRYEGPAAYRARARTAGTASRYVVRRHPELFWTLIGRPTVAAKVRALSMLLPGNWRREMFWDLDYRWNYVLGILHPGRADRLHR